Within the Drosophila albomicans strain 15112-1751.03 chromosome 4, ASM965048v2, whole genome shotgun sequence genome, the region TAGAGCGAACTCAAATTTCCCTGCCAGGATATCTCAGCGATATCGCCGACATTAAGCCCTACCCTCTCTTTGGCAAGagatctcgttgccatcgatgacctggtggcttgggatccagTAGATATgcacgaccgcagatgcgttTAGCGACTCTTCTGGTCTTCTGCTTTCCAGGACTtctttggacttgaccacatctgAGTACATTGATGTTATTGCAGCTTGactgtcaacaaagatgttgATTGATTTGTAATTGTGCCACTTCTGCAGCCTTGCCAATGACGAAGACATtcgcctggaagatgctgcaatgggAGTATTTGGAAACCGGGTTGGGCAGTATACCGCTGCGCCGACTCCGTCGTCCATCTTCGACCCGAGCTTTAGGGCTTTgggaatgcataacccttcccgccagcagCCCGGTTCCGTGTTAATATGATCAGTACAGGTAAGAGGGATAGTATAGTATAAGTCAATGctagtctccctaccaatAGCGCTGTGGCCGTAGCCCAAGAGACCCACATTGTTTGTTGCAGCAATCTTAAGGGCAGATCTTGATgctatggattgcgcgtataAGTTAAGGGGTTCGACGCCAGCTATTACCTCgaggtattattattattattattattatattagtagGCGTCGATCTGATGGCGCCTGTGATGCACTttagcgcttgacgctgtattctttccatgatggataggtacgtccGTTTCCgtggcctgccaccacactaAAATAGCAtaggtgaggatagggcgaacaacagagatatgtacatatatatccACCGCATCAGTTGAGGAGAGAGAcccaagtgcaactaagcatcttttccggtggccttcttcaccctttctaacacgttgagcttccatgtcagtttgctgtccagAACCACACAtaggtattttactgcttGGCTCGGCTTAACCGTAGTATTTTGGGGAGGACCACATGGGTACCTTATCcctcttcgtgaagaggatGTTTTGTCCGCGTTAATGCTAAGCCCGGCTGCTTCGGCCCATGCCTTAACTTTCCGTAAAATAAGTACGGAGCTGAGGGTAGTTGGGCATTTCAtagttatcaaaatgcttatgtcgtcGGCGTGGGCAATTAACTTCGGGTCTCGTCTAGTACATTTCCTTCCTTTGTGGTCGAATCGCCCCACCCGCCTGTCGCTCGCTGGAGCTGTGTTCActgaggtaaggcccttcataatagcgTCAGTAGTGATGAtattgaaggcgcctgaaatgtcCAGAGAAGCCCCCAAGGCATATTCTTTAAAGTGGTCTGCTTTTTCAATGGAGGAtactagagcatggagagcattctcaatggacttgcccttTGTGTATGCATGCTGATTGGGGGCCAATAGAAGCAATGAATTGCTTCTGAAGATGCATATCAAGTAGCTTCTCCAAAGTTTTTAGAAGAAAAGAGGTTAGGCTGATTGGCCGGAAGTCATTTGGGACCACATGGATGCCCTTGCCGCCTTCGGCAGGAAAATTACTTTGGAGGTCCTTCGAAGAGTGGGGATATAACACCATGCGAGGCCCGCCGAGTAGAtcttgcagcattgctggcgaaagtccatcgagaccCAGACAATGCCGCTGTCCGActtcttagcaagttgaaacatgctagtaaACTCTCCACAAagcgatgagagatctggATCCCACCAGGGTGGCTTTgatcttctcgtcggtcttgagagcTTACAGGATTGGCGAAACGCGGAAAGTAGCCCTTCTGAGAGGACATTAAGAGATGTTTCTAAGTCCTGTACCAAGTTGATTGTACTCGGCGGACCAAGAGAATTAGAAACGCGACTGGAGAATTTCACCTAGTTCGTGTTATGGGGATTTCTGAACGGCTAAGACGTAGATACCCTGTTTAATGGAGGAGGAGGGTCTGTTCAGGACTCTCAACTCTCCTACATGGGTGCATTCAGTCGCTATGGTAGGGTCACGTTACGAGAGGTGGGATCTATATAGGTAGATTCCTCATCTCTGTTGGCTAGTCTTAGCCTTATAGTTaaggataaaataaaataatgactCACCTTTTTCATTAATATCGAGCTGTAACCCTTTCCTTACCAGGATGACAGTTCTCGATTTACTTACCAATGTCGGAACGTAGAGATTAAAGTTTGGCAACTTCAGCCCTGTGATCGTGTTGCCCGACGGTATCCACGGTTCCTggaccaaagccgcgtaggcAGCCGCGTAGACAGCcgaacatggctagatcgtctcggctgttggcgctgatcaagaatatatatactttatagggtcggccTCCTTAAACCTGTTACATAAATTACCTGcttcacaaagttataatactcttctaccctatgggtagcgggtataataagaAGTTTCTTGTTCAAACTCAACATATTGTAAAGTTagtttttaaagacactttTCTCAGACAAGACGCGTAGCCCGCTTTCTTGCAATCCCAATAAAGTCTAaacgtaaattaaaataaaatcgtttgttttattttttatttaccctTCGTGTAACGCGAAAAACCTAATTAACTCAGCCGGTAGGATATGTTCTAAAagaattcatttaatttaatttaattccaaGGTCATATCCGCTAAAAACATCTACGTGCGTGAAGTGCAGTGAGAAATCGGAAAAACCAAGACATTTGTATATCCGAATAACAAACCGCAATAACCCGTACTAAAAACCCACGTGtgataataaaaacacataacAATAATCGTGGCAGTTGAACTCTCTGAAGCGCACTTAAATCAGTGCCTTAATCAACTCAAATATGCTTTTGATAACGGAGCTGAAGACCTATCAAAAGGATAGATTTTATCCTATCATTATACTAAACGAGATGCGTTAGACAAAGCAGTGCAATATTTGTAGCCATCGAGAGACAGCTTGAAGGAGAGACTCTGAGGACAGCCCAAGTCAAGCCAAGTTAAGAATAGCACTAATTGAGGAATTCAAAACCCAAACACCATATGAAGAACTGCTGAGTcgattatataacaattgCAATGGAAATCTACGTTAGTTCACAGAACAACTTGAGCGCAAGTCCTATATTGTCACTAACAAATTAGCATTAGATAACGACCCTAATAACACAATATTGTATTCAGTTGCTTTAAAAACAAcagttaaaaatgttataacgAAAAAATTACCTGCTAATTTCTATAGGTTGGTGGAGTGACATATCCACTACCACACTCATTTCTCGTACGTGACACGTTCTCATAATTATTCCCCTATCTTCGAAAAGATCCTATTGCATTCACATAAAGATCAAACATAAACTAGTCGTGACAGCGACTAATcgtaacaaacaaaaaggtCCTATTGCATTCACATAAAGATCATATTCTAAACTTAAACTCGTAGCTACGGTGACCAATCGTCACAAATAAAAAGATCCACTTCACGCCACTTTCAAAGTCCAaagatcaattaaaattttgcattgCACTTTGAGGACTCAGCATTAAAACACTAACACATATACAAAACATTACACATATGTTAGTTCTAAGTCGCAATAAGATGTTTCTTGTTCAAACTCAACATATTGTAAAGTTAGTTCTTAAAGACACTTTTCTCAGACAAGACGCGTAGCCCGCTTTCTTGCAATCCCAATAAAGTTCGtctaaaagtaaattaaaataaaatcgtttgttttattttttatttaccctTCGTGTAACGcgaaaaacataattatatatatgtatatgtcgCTTTGAGCTTAATAGTTCATAGCTCTAGAATAGtcacaatttataatatacccCTCGCATGTACTGaccatattaatttggtatatcgaacCTTTAAGCTACAGTGATAATGGTGCTCTCTACTAGCACAATATATGAGCAATAGTATGGTCATATATGTTCAAAGGTTCCATGCCAACTATCACTTCGAGAGGtttagttggcgtcgaccTGATAGCGACTGTAATACACAGTAACACTTGACGCTGTAtcctttccatgatggataTTTGCCTTTTTTCCGTGGCCTACCACCACATAAGAATACCATAGGCGAGGATTGGACGGACAACAGGGATGTATAATCAATTTACTGTCCAGAATCTCTAACATAGTGCAGCCTATCTTCAGAGTAGAATCATATGGATAGATTATATAGAAGAGTTTCAGCACTATTCTAAGTGTATTTACGGTATGGTAGGCATAAAgctataacaatttttaattagttataCACATTTCTTGTTGAAGCATATGTTAGTTGTAGTACCTATAGTATTTTACACTATCGGTACCTGGTAtacaatttaacatttatttttggcaattgggtaggtaaaatataaatataaatataaaagttgaACATGAATTAAATGGTGTCTCATCTGTCGAAGTTAGAAATGATTTATTCTCGTATTTTGATTAACATATACAGTTTACATGTAAAGCGGTCTAAAAAATCATCCAGACtttaatttaagtatataATAGTAAAGTTTACATTTATGACTACCACTTCAAAAGTCGCGAACACACAAGTCAAGCAAATTACTTAAGATATCCTCGTTGCGATTCAGCTCAGTGGaatgaatataattaaaagaGTCATCCTCGCCATTTATATAAGACCGAAAGCTTGAATAATCACAATTAGTGGGCAGTGCATTAGAAATCTCGGGGAGAGAAATCGCAGGAGTTATCGTCGAATCTTTGTTTACATCCAGTACAGCTGACATTTGTGATGatataataacattttcaCTGAGCGTTGGAATCTCATCTTGAGAATAAATCTGAAATCAATGTCAACATGaataaaaatcgatttttttataaatgaacATCAAAccatatttatgttattgaatttgttgatAAAAATGTCATTTAGACATAAAGTGTCGCCAGATGTTCGAATTATAATGGTTCCGCGCTCATATTGATCTTGTAGCTCATCGGCATTAATCGACATGGGAGATTCGTTAGAGCATAGAGGTCTATAAATATTCTGACGGGCAGTAAATGGAAATGATAGTTCAAGAGCATTTGAGCCGTCTGAAACAGTTGCTTGTTTGTCCactaaatttaattctttaatgttATCAGCAGCGATATAACTATATGATTGCGCATGCTGCGTTTCATTTGGAAGGCACATTTGAATAGATTCCCCTCCTTTTTTAGTACACTTGACGTTAGTCTGAGTTTTCTGAGGACTATTATTTTTAGCTAATTGTAAAGATGACATCGGTTTGGATTGTCCTGTTTTACGATTTCGAATGCGTTTCCTATCACATTTTTTTGGATCTACGCCTAACTCCCAGTATCCGCCTTTGCCTTTCTCCTCGCGCTTTCGATTTCGAAAACAGTGATGTAATGATAAGTTATGCCTTATGGAATTCTGTAAGtatgtatacaaattaattcagaatatttcaattaaaattagaatgcaacactataatattttctgttttcttaTAATCTTATAATATTTCTATGTAAATGTGTATTCAggttttcaaatatttgcaaggCCTTTTTAATTTACTACTCAGTATTACTAATTAATGCTAAGCTTaaagatattcataattttgaaacaaagGCATACaactgaataaaatatatatttttacaaaataatttcactaGATGAGACTGTATAAACAAACATCCGGGTAAGGACATCCGATTAAGGAATGTAAAGACTaagattaaataaatcatCATAAGGTGTTATTTAACACAGGATAACCAAGATAAGATCCTAAAAATCCCGCACACACTGCGTTGTGACGTGATCACTTAAGGTTTATCATGCTCATTACGTTttgaaattgttaattttgatacccgctacccatagggtagaagggtattataactttgtgttggcagaaaatgtatgtaacaggtaggaGGAAGGCATCGCCGACCCTATAGAGTATATGCATtcttattttgtaaaaatatatattttattcagttGTATGCctttgtttcaaaattatgaatatctttAAGCTTagcattaattattaatactgagtagtaaattaaaaaggtAACGTAGTATGAAAACAATGTAgtgctatatcgatataccaaaagtaacattcaatatattttatagttttcttACTAGCTTATTATGTAAAGCATTAAAAAGGCTATGAATTTTGGCTGGGAGTTATGTTTGTAACTTGTTAACTGACTCACATTCCACTTTTTACGCACGCGGAAGAAGGCAAACTTTGATTCAATCCATGCGCATATTTGCTGCAGAGTGGCTCGTCCATAGTCAAGCATAGCCATCCCAATAATATGTGAGTAATTGAATGGCGGCTTCTCTGTTACATccgtcgtatacttaattgcTGATTTTTCATATTCCGCCAAATCACTGCAACcacattttgtattattattattcatatttctactaatattattattattaattaaaaatagtatttttattactttattattatgaatatttcaatataaaactaaataaattattgcgaatatttgaaaaattttcaacaaataaaattcccaatataatatttttaatttgttactATTGATAGTTTGGGGAAGCACTTTGGGCAGAAAAAACGTTGTTCAGGATAGAGATATTGAAATTATCTTGcgtaaaattcaaattaaatcattaaattaataaaaaaaacgtataTCATACTTCATTTATCTTGAATTTAGGTAAAAGAATTCTGTGTAAAAAAAcgactaaatattttatttaagcttATTACTAACTCTTAACAACGaatgtaaaatatgaaaatcaaaattaaaaataaatgattttatttattataagcgattttattcatttgagtgtcgttatatacatatgtcttTGAAAACAGTATTTTaagttgcattttatttttattcaaaattgtttaaagGCATTTTCAGTTCTTGACGTTTATCGATGCTTAccgtttgattttatttataaaaatttcaaaacgCTCTGCGGGACTGAGACGTTTTAAAGATGCTACTGTTGgtgaattttgttttcttgtatGAGAGCATCTAAtaacatttgaatttgaagtAAAAACTTGATTTTCTTTATGAATATTTAGGTTTTGATTTGCACAAAGGTtgatatttgcaattttactTTCTCCTACCATCCTCCGCTTGCTTGAAGGTGATAAACCGTTTGCATTTATGTTGTCGTTTGAATTTCCGTCGATGATTTCTGGCCACGTTACATTCTGATTTCTCAAAAGCCAATTTAGATTAGTCAATTCGCGTTCTTCATCAGATTCATCAACGTCAGGCGGCGATCCAATTAAGTACTTATATCCCATTTCTCCTCCGCCTTGTACATTCTTTGTGGACGAGATCATTTTATTctatgatatataatatattggtTTTCATTAGGAAGAAATGTTTGACGTACAAGAATAACTCTGGGACTCTCACAGTCGGAATACATGCTTTAAAAGTGAGGGTCCGATAAAGAGAGTACAATCCACTGAAGGTCATTAAGACTTAAAATTTTCCATGAAGGAAGTTATTACAGCAgttataaaatgcaattatgaATGTTGTTAAAGAAATTTCTATTGCTAAAATAGCCGTATTGACGAATTTTATACCCACAATCCTATAGTTTAAGGACagaattataactttgtgccagtagaaaatgaatgtaacagataaaaaaaaaagagcttGACTTACGTGTTTTGacaatttacacaaaaaaaagtaacaagGCTTCAGTCGACACTTGAGTGTAATAGACTTATTAGACTGCTTCAAATCTTCGCAACTCGAATTGAGTTTTGTATgtgtcaataataataaattacaataatttattaaatgaaacttGTATGTACATCCTCTACATCGAATAATAAGACAGTACTTCAGCAAACTCCCGCCACTGCACTATGCGCAAAAAGTCTAAAATtgtgtcatttttttttttgtgttccatattattaaattgactttattttcTGAATTAGAATACTTCAAGaatactgaaacatatttttaaaaaagtttagactttgttggtattttgttatttgtccATATTTATTAGCACTAATATTATTAGCATCCAATCGTACAATGTGTTGTTGATATGTTTTTAGATCCCTGCTAATAAATGTATCTGTGGAGTGTAACTTGTGAGTCTAGGTCAGTCGAGgcaattttaaagctgaatgttattaactaaactgttaacaatcaaatagGGGTTAACATTTTTTACCGACTTACGGAAAAACtcaatgttgcagttgtatttatggtttcttattgatttttggagcaacaacaaccgtaGTTTGCTTCGCAAAATATCGATGAAAATGAACTAGGTGATGCTACAAAATGCAATAGAAAAGCAGTCGCAATGGCTTGCATCCACGTTAAAAATTGAGCTTCTTAAGATCATGTTTCACAGGAAAAGCCTGGCACGACCAAAGTTAAAGTCAAAATTAGCATTTGAACTActgaatgaaacaaaaaattcaatgcCACTGTTGTTGCATGCCGTTTTGAAGAGTGTTTGTTTTACTTATGAGTGGTATCCAATGTCTCAAACTTTGCATAAAGTACTAGTACATTGGCACCAAATTTTGGAAACCTTCGAACTTCGTCTAGGAGCTCTCGGCTAAAATGCGTCagaagcgcaaaaaaaaatttacaaacgCGATATGGTTAATTCTCtgagggatgtcgcgtgcgaccatctttacagtgacaaaaaaaagctTGAACTGAaaccattttaaaaataagaaaaggttatttttataactctagattagtaatttaattagagctaatggctaagaatggttttggcaatttttttctgttgtgttttctgttctgataatggcaaaaattaacaatttctacgcaaaaccaaaaaattaacgaatttatatattttatcgtaatacagaacaagttcctaaaatcaaggTACAGTCGGGTGTGctggactgtgagatacccgctatccattttaaataaaagcaaaatattccggtattattttcaaacaagtaagaaagcaacagtcgagtgtactcgactgtgagatacacgctatccattttaaataaaagtattgcggtattattcttaaaatatatcgaatatactgaaaaaatactaaaactataccaaatggtatatgtggtatatctgtgtggtaccgcattcaaaatataccttagacggcacaatataccagattgtcagcaactaagacccctagtaagtaggcatttttgcccatacaaaagtatttctttaataacttccaaaatttgtatctgatcgcaaccaaattttcaggaatcataactactatagttattattgtataattttcgcaactctagctttaaaattacgcttgttattcgattgttttgatttgcggggtcggaagtgggcgtggcaaaaatttgaagcaaacttgatttgcgtgcaaacataaaaaatgctgtcgaaaaaaaattatagctctatctcttatagtctctgagatctaggtgttcagaCGAACAGatggacagatggacagacacacagacggacatggctagatcatctcggctgttgacgctgatcaagaatatatatactttatgttgtcggagatgcctccttctacctgttacattcatttccattcatagtatatttggtatatcgatatagtaccacattcaaaatataccatagacggcacaatataccagattgtgaggcaaagcaactaagacccctagtaaatAGGGGGGAGGAAGGCGTGGTCCAATTAACAAAAACccgaaattcaatttttattttgtaggtatactatatgtacaaagtttcatgtttctatcttaaaaaattttaaaaatgtcatAATTTCGGACTTTTTGCCCACTGtgcatttattaaacaaattgatcAGGAAATTGCTCTCAGATAATCAATATGTTTATTGTCATACGATTTTTTCTATTATGTTTTGCATCTTCATAGCTTTCAAAATGGCGTTTGATGTACCAATCCCAACCAGACATGTCTCATCCCTATGTCATTTAGTGGTGTTTTAACCAATCACAGAGTTCCTAGTGGTAGGAAGGTGCgccaataaaatgtttatattctTAAAGGGAGGTAAGGTTTTTTCATTTAAGCAGAACATACCCACCACAAatgcttattgttgtttcaATCAAAGTGGAAAAGTGCggacaaataataaatttgtctAAAACTTGTTAAAATCATTAAGATTAATATGTTACTCAATGAATAGTATCCATATACgtaatacatacaaatgtcaATGCAATCAATACGCATACAAACACataatacacataaatatacctTAAACTATtccaaatttgtataaatcgTTATGAGATCtgatattatgtattttaagattataaTTTTGCGACTTGGGTGGCCATTTCGTGTGTGACTAGTACCAAGTTTGACGTCTCTGGAGATCTGAGATcgagaaaatatatatttttttggagTCAGAAATTGCTCGGTCCAATGgcaattttgtgattttttatGCCAGCTTTAAATTACTCATACACGTTAATATAActtatataacaattttattagcCTTGAATTTTGTACATTAtcgaaaatacatttttgttttcgacaACGTTGGAAGTGTTCTGTTAAGAgcttaatatttaatacttacTAACTTTTCACCATCAATAGTCAATCCACACCAagcattgcaaatgcaacCTTATGTCACTTTTGATTTCcgattaaagtttatttataattatattaaacactttgcttgtttttgtattgtatttactctttgtctttagttttttttttttgcttgctttattttttgatttgtcggtaattttgtttgtatgaATTGtagaatttaacaaataaaacttattGTCGCTTAACCTTCCGTTTCGGGAAAGCAGCAAGACTTACACTGCAGCTCTATTGCCCAATACACCTGTACCTTTGGTCAGTTTGTCAATTCAACCCCTATTACCacagaatatactatatgtacatatgtatatattgaagTGAAATAGAAGTGGTCAGATAGGATAAATATATTGCAGTGTAATTCTGTTAAGGGTAGTACTCGTATGACTCGTAAAGAACGGGTCTAATTTTGATTTCGCTTAAAAAGTTCAGTGACCGATCAATTTTTAAGGTCACCAATATTGAATACTAATTCAAATGAAACCCCTAGTTGAGGCGCCTCTGTACTTCTCACGGACTAACCACAAGTGGACATTGACCGTACTCACGAAAAAGTTTGATATCGCAATATCAACCCTTATTCCTATATTCTGACACAATTGAACAACAGACCTTACCATTATCAttaaccccaaaaaaaaaaaaaaaaaaatcctaCTGcgaagtatttttttgtttctataCATAGATAGTAACAGTACAATAATTGGAGTATAGcgcgtatatatatatagtcttGCGACTCCAGAACGTTAATTATTGCTATTTCTCTTCACGACAAAATTCCTCAGATGCATCATAAAGaaacaatgaaaaatttgTAGATGCCATTCTTACGTGTGTCTCCATTTGCTACGTTTGTCGTCTAAattcattatataaataagtttataaattatCATTAGCAATGATGTTCTTAAGATCCGTACAGAGAGTAAAgttctaaattaaaaagagGATGGCAAATGTcgaatttaattacttttcgattttataaaaattcttgaaattAGAATTTAGATTGAACATGTGATAAAATTCGAATGTCGAATTATACCAGCTTTTTTCACCAtgtaaagttattaaataacttctgTCAAATGATCAGAAATAATAAAGACTGTGGATATTATTATGTGTACCATGCAGCGTTGCCAATTTGTGGGGAATTCCCCAAAGTGCGGGAAAATTTTAAGTTGATTGGGGATTTATTGGGGATTGGCATTATGTGGGGAAAATGCGGggatttatacattttttgatttcctgtcctttataaatttgtaacaGCACAAAAATTAGACGATGAATTTCGAGCTCACGCAATGCTGGATTTTTGTCAACATGGGCTTGAAGTTCAAAATAACATTGATGCTGAATGTTACTGGGGTAAAGTGTTTCGTCTGAAAAACGCTGCGGGAGAATACCTGTttccaaatataaaaattgttatttcgttgttgctgataCTGCCTTTTTCAAATGCATCGGTCTAGCGCAAATTTAGTGTTCTTAAGaatttgaaaactgaaaaccgtA harbors:
- the LOC117573180 gene encoding uncharacterized protein LOC117573180 isoform X1, which produces MISSTKNVQGGGEMGYKYLIGSPPDVDESDEERELTNLNWLLRNQNVTWPEIIDGNSNDNINANGLSPSSKRRMVGESKIANINLCANQNLNIHKENQVFTSNSNVIRCSHTRKQNSPTVASLKRLSPAERFEIFINKIKRDLAEYEKSAIKYTTDVTEKPPFNYSHIIGMAMLDYGRATLQQICAWIESKFAFFRVRKKWNNSIRHNLSLHHCFRNRKREEKGKGGYWELGVDPKKCDRKRIRNRKTGQSKPMSSLQLAKNNSPQKTQTNVKCTKKGGESIQMCLPNETQHAQSYSYIAADNIKELNLVDKQATVSDGSNALELSFPFTARQNIYRPLCSNESPMSINADELQDQYERGTIIIRTSGDTLCLNDIFINKFNNINMIYSQDEIPTLSENVIISSQMSAVLDVNKDSTITPAISLPEISNALPTNCDYSSFRSYINGEDDSFNYIHSTELNRNEDILSNLLDLCVRDF
- the LOC117573180 gene encoding forkhead box protein I2-A isoform X2; the protein is MVKSYDLAEYEKSAIKYTTDVTEKPPFNYSHIIGMAMLDYGRATLQQICAWIESKFAFFRVRKKWNNSIRHNLSLHHCFRNRKREEKGKGGYWELGVDPKKCDRKRIRNRKTGQSKPMSSLQLAKNNSPQKTQTNVKCTKKGGESIQMCLPNETQHAQSYSYIAADNIKELNLVDKQATVSDGSNALELSFPFTARQNIYRPLCSNESPMSINADELQDQYERGTIIIRTSGDTLCLNDIFINKFNNINMIYSQDEIPTLSENVIISSQMSAVLDVNKDSTITPAISLPEISNALPTNCDYSSFRSYINGEDDSFNYIHSTELNRNEDILSNLLDLCVRDF